A stretch of the Argentina anserina chromosome 6, drPotAnse1.1, whole genome shotgun sequence genome encodes the following:
- the LOC126801029 gene encoding senescence-specific cysteine protease SAG39-like, translating into MEFTNQRKYICLALVLIILGAWSSEATSRSLQDALAYGRFEQWIARNGRVYNEINEEDRFKIFKENEAYVESSNKDGNKLYKLSLNQFADLTNEEFTASRNRFLGHECSTKTTTFKYENATVPATMDWRKKGAVTPVKDQGQCGSCWAFSAVGAMEGITQLTTGKLISLSEQELVDCDVKGVDQGCSGGLMDDAFQFVIQNHGINTEANYPYTATDGTCNAKAEAGHAATITGHEDVPANSESALLKAVANQPISVAIDASGYDFQLYSSGVFTGTCGTELDHGVTAVGYGVSADGTKFWLVKNSWGAQWGEEGYIRMQRDVAAPEGLCGIAMEASYPTA; encoded by the exons ATGGAGTTCACCAACCAGAGAAAATATATCTGCTTGGCCTTAGTTCTGATCATATTGGGGGCTTGGTCTTCAGAAGCCACTTCTCGCAGTCTCCAAGATGCATTAGCTTATGGGAGGTTTGAGCAATGGATAGCTCGCAATGGACGTGTGTATAATGAAATCAATGAGGAGGATCGCTTCAAGATATTCAAGGAGAACGAGGCATATGTAGAATCTTCCAACAAAGATGGAAACAAACTTTACAAATTGAGTCTGAACCAATTTGCAGACCTTACAAATGAAGAGTTCACTGCTTCAAGAAACCGATTCTTGGGGCATGAATGTTCCACAAAAACCACAACTTTCAAGTATGAAAATGCTACTGTGCCGGCGACAATGGACTGGAGAAAGAAGGGAGCTGTCACTCCAGTCAAGGACCAAGGCCAATGTG GAAGTTGTTGGGCATTCTCGGCAGTGGGAGCCATGGAAGGGATCACTCAACTTACAACTGGAAAACTGATCTCTTTGTCTGAGCAAGAGCTGGTAGACTGTGACGTCAAAGGTGTCGACCAAGGTTGTTCAGGTGGCCTTATGGACGATGCCTTCCAGTTCGTTATTCAAAATCACGGTATCAATACAGAGGCTAATTATCCCTACACCGCTACTGATGGTACATGCAATGCCAAGGCAGAAGCAGGCCATGCAGCCACGATAACCGGCCACGAAGATGTGCCTGCAAACAGTGAAAGCGCTCTCCTTAAGGCCGTGGCTAACCAACCAATTTCTGTTGCCATTGATGCTAGTGGATATGACTTCCAGTTATACTCAAGTGGTGTTTTCACAGGAACATGTGGAACAGAACTAGACCATGGTGTTACCGCTGTTGGCTACGGCGTGAGTGCTGATGGGACCAAATTCTGGCTAGTAAAGAATTCATGGGGTGCACAGTGGGGTGAAGAAGGTTACATAAGAATGCAAAGAGATGTTGCTGCACCTGAAGGCCTTTGTGGCATTGCCATGGAAGCCTCTTACCCCACTGCGTAA